Proteins encoded within one genomic window of Chrysemys picta bellii isolate R12L10 chromosome 6, ASM1138683v2, whole genome shotgun sequence:
- the TMEM215 gene encoding transmembrane protein 215, translated as MRPDDINPRTGLVVALVSVFLVFGFMFTVSGMKGETLGDIPLLAIGPAICLPGIAAIALTRKTDGCTKWPDNKRPCSKKAKDKEVVELLRTPSDLESGKGSCDELAKKAYLQDRKVLKGEDSVSICTTTTTTTTMGECKSLIKRVDQEEMLRYLETCYPEMPGNVLVGEGPTYSALEKKSSPPWDSAACPDTEDNIFVAPKDSIIVCSYKENSPYDRYCCYINPTGVSSDHETIV; from the coding sequence ATGAGACCAGACGACATTAACCCTAGGACGGGACTAGTGGTGGCTTTGGTCAGCGTCTTCCTTGTTTTTGGCTTCATGTTTACCGTTTCTGGGATGAAAGGGGAGACCCTGGGAGACATCCCCCTCCTGGCAATAGGACCTGCTATTTGCTTGCCGGGCATAGCTGCCATTGCACTAACGAGGAAAACAGATGGCTGCACCAAATGGCCTGACAACAAGCGTCCCTGCAGCAAAAAGGCGAAAGACAAGGAAGTGGTGGAGCTGCTGAGAACGCCCTCGGATCTGGAATCGGGCAAAGGCAGCTGCGATGAGCTAGCCAAGAAGGCATACCTGCAGGACAGGAAAGTGCTGAAGGGAGAGGACTCTGTGTCCATCTgcaccaccaccacaaccaccaccaccatgggAGAATGCAAGAGTCTGATCAAAAGGGTGGaccaggaggagatgctgagatACCTGGAGACCTGCTACCCGGAGATGCCAGGGAACGTGCTCGTGGGAGAGGGTCCCACTTACAGTGCCTTGGAGAAGAAGAGTTCTCCTCCCTGGGACAGTGCTGCCTGCCCTGACACAGAGGACAACATTTTTGTGGCTCCAAAAGACAGTATAATTGTTTGTTCCTACAAGGAGAATAGCCCTTACGACAGATATTGTTGTTACATAAACCCTACTGGAGTCAGCTCGGACCATGAGACTATAGTTTGA